The following nucleotide sequence is from Halomonas chromatireducens.
GGCGTCACTCTCCAGCAGCGCCAGCGAGGCCAGACCCAGCAGCAGCAGCAGCAGCCCGGTACTGGCCAGAATGCTGGGATTGACCCTGTCCGCCAGCCGGCCGGCAAAGGGGCCGACCAGCATGATGGCGAGCGGCCAGGGGGTGAACAGCCAGGCGGTCTCCAGCGGTGTAAAGCCCATCTCCTGCTGATAGAGGAACGTCAATGCCACGAAGGCCAGGCCCTGCCCCACGAAGGCGAGCCCGGAGGCCGACACCGCAAGGCTGAAGCGGGGCTCCTGAAAGAGCCTGGGAGGAAGCAGCGGATGGCTGGCGCGCCGCTGACGACGCAGGAACAGATACCCGGCCACCAGGCTCAAGGCCAGCCAGCCCAGCCACTGCCAGGCCGGTGCGTTGTGCCCCAGGGCATCCAGGGCCAGGAAGAAGCTGCCCAGCATGATCACCGAGCCCAGCGCCCCCCGGCCATCGAAGCCACCGCGCCGACCCGGCTCCCGCGGCAGCGCCCGCCACGCCAGCCACAGCGAGATCAGGCCTAACGGTATATGCAGGGCGAACAGCCAGGGCCAGTTGGCCACCGACAAGACCAATCCACCCAGGGCAGGGCCGGACGCATAGCCCCCGGCAACCATCAGCGCGCTCAGCCCGAGCGCGGAGCCCAGCAGTCGGGTGGGGAAGATGGAACGATAGAGCGAAGGGCCGATGGAGAGCGTCGCCGCGGCGCCAAGCCCCTGCAGAGCGCGAAAGACGAGCAGCAGCTCCAGGCTGCGCGCCAGGGCGGCACCCAGCGAGGCAATCACGAAGAGTGCCAGGCCCGCCACGTAGAGCCGGCGACGGCTGATCATCTCGCTGAAGGAGGCGAACACCAGCAGGAAGGCGGCACAGACGATCTGGTAGAGATTGGAGACCCAGACAGCACGCGCGGCGGACACCTCCAGGTCGCGGGCGATCGAAGGCAGCGCCAGGTTGATCATGGTGGTGTCCACCACGGCCATCAGCGTGCCGAGAATCAGCGCCAGTACCGCCAGGCGCCGCTCGGGGCCCGGTAGCCCATCGTCGCCAGGCCGGGTCTCGAAGAGTCGGCTCATCCTGTTTCCATCACAGCGGGGTCCGTAACGAGAAAACCGGCCGCAGCCGGTTTTCGCACCTTTAAGAACGGAAAGGCGCCGATTTGCGTTGCGAGCGAAGAGAGCCCGCTTTCCGCCGGAGCGCAGCAACCGGAGTTTACAGCCTGCTAAATGAGGATTGCGAGCCCCGCCGGGGAGCGGGATATCAAGCGCAGCAGCAAATCGGGACTTTCCTCAGTCCTGGTCGGTTTCCAGCAAAAGCGAGTCGTCCACCTCGGAGATCTCCAGCGCCGCCTCATTGTCCAGGTCAATGGCCAGATAGCTGTGCTCGACCTGCAGGAAACGCTGGAACAGGGCCCAGTCCACGGCCTCGGGCCACTGACGCTCGTCCTCTTCCCAGGCCCTCAACTCTGTCTCGAGGATCTCCAGGTAGCGCTCCCGGACGAAGCCTTCCAGCGACTCCGGCGTGTCCATCTCGGGGATCAGGTAGACGGTGCTTTCGCGTTCGACGTCGGCCAGAGTGAGGTCGTCGTCCCCCACCGTGGGTTCCAGCGCATTGATCCATTCCACGAAATGCCGGGTCGGCCTGACGCTCAGGGCGGAGCGGTTGAGCAGTTTCATCACGGTCTCCTCGACGTCGAAACGGTGATCATTATGGGTGCTAGTGCCGCTGCTTACCAATACTTCTGCTTTGGGGGCACAGCAGGCTCGGGGCTGATCCAGGGGCAGGGCTACGAGGAGGCGCACCGAGCCCATCCCTGGGCGCTACATTTGTCTTCCTTGGCAAATGACCTCCTCCCCCCGCTCGCCACCGCTATCGCATAACCCGACGCTCGTGGGCTGAACTGGCGACAAGCCTTCGAGGAGGCGCTGTGAATACATCCCTGTACGCTACCTACGCCATCCCTGGCGTAGGACCTCCTCTTCGGCTTGATCCCCAGCGCCCCTCGCTTAGCACAGCAAGTAGCGGAGAGTGGCGAGGAAAGGCCAGGCCGAAGCACAGCCCCTTCAATCCACCTCAGGGCGCATGGCCGGGAACAGCAGTACATCCCGGATCGAGGCGCTGTCGGTGAACAGCATGACGAGCCGGTCGATGCCGATGCCCTCGCCCGCGGTGGGCGGCATGCCGTACTCCAGCGCGCGGACGTAGTCGGCGTCGTAGTACATCGCCTCGATGTCGCCGGCCTCCTTCTCGGCCACCTGCTCACGGAAGCGCTCGGCCTGGTCCTCGGCGTCGTTGAGCTCCGAGAAGCCGTTGGCAATCTCGCGTCCACCGACGAAGAACTCGAAACGCTCGGTGACGAAGGGGTTGCTGTCCTTGCGCCGCGCCAGCGGGCTCACCTCGGTGGGGTATTCGGTAATGAAGGTCGGCTGCTTCAGGCGGTGCTCGACGGTCTTCTCGAAGATCTCGATCTGAACCTTGCCCAGCCCCCAGCCATCCTTGACGTCAATATCCAGGCGCTCGGCGATCTGGCGCGCGGCGGACGCATCGGCCAGCGCCTCGGCGTGGATGTCCGGATTGTATTCGAGGATGGCGTCGAACACGGTGATACGCTTCAGCGGGCTGCCGAAGTCGTACTCGAAGGTCTCGAGCACCTCGCCCTCGCTGTTGCGTACGGTGTTGATCACGGTGGTGGTGCCCAGCACCTGCCGGGCGACGCTGCGCAGCATCTCCTCGGTGAGGTCCATCAGGTCGTTGTGGTTCGCATGGGCCTGGTAGAACTCGATCATGGTGAACTCGGGGTTGTGCCGCGTAGAGAGCCCCTCGTTTCGGAAGTTGCGGTTGATCTCGAAGACCCGTTCGAAGCCGCCCACCACCAGGCGCTTGAGGTAGAGTTCCGGTGCGATGCGCAGGTACATGTCGATGTCCAGCGCATTGTGGTGTGTGATGAAAGGGCGCGCGGTGGCGCCACCGGGAATCGGCTGCAGCATGGGGGTTTCCACCTCCATGAAGCCGCGCTCCTCGAAGAAGCGACGCATGGCGCTGATCACCCCGGCCCGGGTCTCGAACACCTTGCGCGAGTCGGGGTTCATGATCAGATCGACGTAGCGCTGACGGTAGCGCGCTTCCATGTCGGTCAGGCCATGGAACTTGTCGGGCAGCGGACGCAGGCTCTTGGTCAGCAGCCTGGCTTCGGCCATCATCACGTAGAGGTCGCCCTTGCCGGACTTGTGTACCGGACCACGGCCGGCCACGATATCGCCGATGTCCCAGCCCTTGATGTCCTCCAGCGTCTCTTCCGACAGCCCCTTCTTGTCGATATAGAGCTGGATCTGCCCAGTGGCATCCTGGATGACCAGGAAGGGGCCCCGCTTGCGCATGATGCGCCCGGCCACGGCGGCCTCGCGCCCCAGGGTCTCCAGCGCCTCCTTCTCCTTGTCACCGAGCTCGGCGATCAGCTCGGCGGCCTGGCTGTCACGGCGAAAGTCGTTGGGGAAGGCGCTCTCGCCCCGCGCATCGGCCAGCTTGCGGCGATCGGCCAGCTTGGCACGACGCTCGGCGATCAGGCGGTTCTCGTCCTGCAGGGGGGATTCGGAAGGGCTCTGGGGGTCGGCCATGTCGCTACCTGTTTGAAATCACAATATTCGGTGGAACTGCTGCACATCCGGGGCGCTATAGACCCTGCTTGAGGCTGGCGACGATAAACTGATCCAGGTCGCCATCCAGTACCTTGTCGCAGTTGCTGGTCTGCACGCCGGTGCGCAGATCCTTGATGCGCTGGTCGTCGAGGACATAGGAGCGGATCTGGCTGCCCCAGCCGATATCGGCCTTGGAGTCCTCGGCCTCCTGCTTGGCAGCGTTGCGCTTCTGCATCTCATGTTCCCACAGCCTCGCCTTCAGCTGCTTCATGGCGAAGTCGCGGTTGGCGTGCTGGCTGCGCTGGCTCTGGCAGGCCACCACGATGCCGGTAGGCTCGTGGGTGATGCGCACGGCCGAGTCGGTGGTGTTGACGTGCTGGCCGCCCGCGCCGCTGGAGCGATAGGTGTCGGTGCGCAGGTCCGCCGGGTTGATCTCGACCTCGAAGCTGTCGTCCACTTCCGGCGACAGGAATACCGAAGCGAAGGAGGTGTGGCGACGGCCGCCGGAGTCGAAGGGACTCTTGCGCACCAGCCGATGCACGCCGGTCTCGGTACGCAGCCAACCGAAAGCGTAGTCGCCCTGCACATGCACGGTAGCCGACTTGATGCCCGCCACTTCGCCGGCGGAGACTTCGGTGATCTCGGCCTTGAAGCCGTGATGCTCAGCCCAGCGCAGATACATGCGCAGCAGCATGTTGGCCCAGTCCTGGGCTTCGGTGCCGCCGGAGCCCGCCTGAATATCCAGGTAGGCGTTGTTCTCGTCCATCTCGCCGGAGAACATGCGCCGGAACTCGAGCTTCTCGAGGCTGGCGTTGAGGCCATTCAACTCCTTCTCGACCTCGGCGACGGTGTCCTCGTCCGCCTCCATCTCGGCCAGCTCGAGCAGGTCGCGGCTATCCGCCAGGCCCTGGTCGAGTTCATCGATGGTCTGGACGATCTGCTCCAGCGAGGCGCGCTCCTTGCCCAGTTTCTGGGCATAGTCCGGATCGTTCCAGACTGCTGGATCCTCCAGCTCGCGTGAGACTTCCTCTAGCCGATCCTTGCGTTCGGCATAGTCAAAGATACCCCCTCAGGACATCTGTCCGCTCGGACAGGTCCTTGATGAGGTTATGAATGGGGTTGGTTTCCAGCATGGGCTCGCTCGCCTGAATCGCATGGGAAAAACGGCCGCCGCGTCACAGGCGTCAACCTGAGCCACAGCGGCGCGGAAAAGGCAGCTAGTGTAGCGAATTCGCCAATGGGACGCATCCACCGCACGGCCTCAATGCAAGGACCCGGCCGAAGCCGGGTCCTGTACGAACGCTTGATTTATATCAATCGTTTGACTGACTCAGAAGCGATAGGTCAGCTGAGCACCGAAGCCATGGGCCTCGTTCTTGTAGTCGGCGGTATAGGTAGAAGTAATCGCTCCACCTGCATCTTGTCGCTCCTGATCGACATGCGTACTGCGCTCGGTCAGGTAGGAGTAGGCAAGATCGACGGTCAGGTTATCCACCGGGGTCCAGCCAGCGCCAACGGAGAAGATGCGCCTGTCATCGGAAGGAATCCGTGCACTGCGGAACTCGTCGCTGGTCGGCGTAAAGTCGAGGGTAATGCCAGCACGCAGCGCCAACTGCGGATTGAGCTGATACTCACCGCCTAGAGCGTAGGCCCAGGCGTTGGAGTAATCCTGCTGTTCGAACGTGATGGGATCGCCGCCCGGGTCGTTGGGGTCGATGACGCGGATTTCATCGAAGCGACTCCAGCGGGTCCAGGAGGCGCCCGCCATCAGCTTGAGGCGGTCACTCATTTGTTGAGTGACAGAAAAGTTGATGGTTTCAGGGGTCGTCAAGTCCAACTGAGCATCGCGAGGGATAACTGTACCTTCAGGTACTACACCAACGCCATCGAATATATCCCCAGTCGCTGTCGCACGAAAATCTCCCGTAAGGGTATAGCTGACCTTGGAGCGATAGGTCAGGCCAAGCGTGGTTTCCGGCACAGGCTGGTAAATCACCCCCAGGTTATAGCCCCAGCCATCGTCGTCACCCTCGATTCTCGCATCAAGCTCTTCCGTTGCACCAGGAGCAGTGCCAGGCGCCGGCACTCTGCGATGCAGCTCCCCATCCACGCGGTTATAGGTAATACCGGCACCCACCGACCACTGATCGTTGAAGCGATAAGACACCGTCGGCTGGGCGCTCATGACTCGCAGCTCGGTATAGTTGCCCAGGTTGCGTCCAACGAAGCCGTCCTCGTATTCGGTCTTGGAGCCGAACGGCGCATAGACGCCGAAACCGAAGGCCAGCTGCTCATTGACGGGATGGGCATAGAAGGCAAAGGGAATCAGGGTGCCCGGCACCATATCGCCTTCAGAAGTACCTTCTACATCTACCGCGGGGCCAGCGCCAAGAGTCCGAGTCGCCTCGGCATTGCGAATGCGGCTGTTGACGTTCAGGTAGGTCCCGCCCGCGGTCAGCTGGGCGCGGTCGAGGAAGGACATCCCCGCCGGGTTGCCGAAGACGATGGTGGCGTCGTTGACGTTGGAGCTACGCCCGGCGTGGCCGTAACCCTGGCCGCTGACGCTCTGCTCGTTGATCTGGTAGCCGCCAGCGTTGGCCTGGCTGGCGAAGGCAGCGGCAGCAACCGCCACGGCCCAGGTAAGCTTGTTGAACTTGTTGTGCATGTCTCGACGTCCTCTTCCAGACGAGCTGGAGCTGGTTATGAAATGCACCCTCGCCGGGGTGCTTTGCTACTGAACACAGTTTTCGCCCAAAGGGGGGTCGGGATCAAGGCCAAACGTTCGTTTTAATGCCGATTTTCCTCATACTTTAGCCTAACCCATCGCCTTAACCATGAACTTTCAAGGCCCAGGGCAATACATGTCCGGGTCGCGCAGCCCCTTGACCTTTGTGTCACCCATAGGTTTTACACTGCTCACATCGCACAGATGCTAGGAGTGTTTTCATGAAGGTCAGCGAATTGGCCCGGCGTGCCGGCGTCACCGCCGAGACGGTGCGTCACTACACCAGAGAGGGGCTGCTGAGCCCCCTCCGCGACCCGGACAACGGCTACCAGCTCTTCGACCAGGCCGACCTGGAGCGGCTGCGCTTCATCCAGCGTGCCCGCACGCTGGGCTTCAGCGTGGCTGAAATCGCCGACATCCTCTCCCATGCCGACCAGGGCGACTCGCCCTGCCCCATGGTGCGCGACCTGCTGGCCAGCCGGCTGCCGCAGATCCGCGCCCGCATTGCCGAGCTGCAAGCGCTGGCGGCGCGCATGGAGCAGGCACTCGACGCCTGGGCCGAGATGCCCGACGGCACCCCTGACGGTCACAGCCTGTGCCGCCTGATCGAAAGTTTCCCCGAGGCAGCTCCCGAGGCATGCCTCCACGCCGACGAGGAACGCACATGACCCTCTCTGATCTCGAGCGCAACGTGCCGGGCATGAACTGCCAGGGCTGCGTGAAGCGCATGCGCGAGGCGATCCAGGCGCTCGACCCCGAGGCCGAGGTCACCGGCTTTCCCGCCGAGAAGCGCCTGGTAGTGAACACCACCCTCGACGACGCCGAGTTAGATGATGCCCTCAATGCAGCAGGTTATCCGCCCGGGGCAGCACCCGGCGGCGAGTCCGACGAGACACCAGGCGAGGCGCCCACCGCCGCGTTGTTCCAGGAAAGCGAAGCCGAGCCGGCAGCACGCAGCGAAGGCGGCGTGACCCACCGCCTGTCGGTCTCGGGCATGACCTGCGCCAGCTGCGTGAAAAGCGTGGAACAGGCGCTTTCGCGCACGCCGGGTGTG
It contains:
- a CDS encoding MFS transporter, which produces MSRLFETRPGDDGLPGPERRLAVLALILGTLMAVVDTTMINLALPSIARDLEVSAARAVWVSNLYQIVCAAFLLVFASFSEMISRRRLYVAGLALFVIASLGAALARSLELLLVFRALQGLGAAATLSIGPSLYRSIFPTRLLGSALGLSALMVAGGYASGPALGGLVLSVANWPWLFALHIPLGLISLWLAWRALPREPGRRGGFDGRGALGSVIMLGSFFLALDALGHNAPAWQWLGWLALSLVAGYLFLRRQRRASHPLLPPRLFQEPRFSLAVSASGLAFVGQGLAFVALTFLYQQEMGFTPLETAWLFTPWPLAIMLVGPFAGRLADRVNPSILASTGLLLLLLGLASLALLESDASVLDSLWRTALCGMGFGLFQPPNNREMMTSAPRELSTAASGVLSTTRTVGQSLGVALVGAFLAANAPVQATLWIGCVACILALAASLARMPLAGAAQVSSRQTTSPPR
- the lysS gene encoding lysine--tRNA ligase, giving the protein MADPQSPSESPLQDENRLIAERRAKLADRRKLADARGESAFPNDFRRDSQAAELIAELGDKEKEALETLGREAAVAGRIMRKRGPFLVIQDATGQIQLYIDKKGLSEETLEDIKGWDIGDIVAGRGPVHKSGKGDLYVMMAEARLLTKSLRPLPDKFHGLTDMEARYRQRYVDLIMNPDSRKVFETRAGVISAMRRFFEERGFMEVETPMLQPIPGGATARPFITHHNALDIDMYLRIAPELYLKRLVVGGFERVFEINRNFRNEGLSTRHNPEFTMIEFYQAHANHNDLMDLTEEMLRSVARQVLGTTTVINTVRNSEGEVLETFEYDFGSPLKRITVFDAILEYNPDIHAEALADASAARQIAERLDIDVKDGWGLGKVQIEIFEKTVEHRLKQPTFITEYPTEVSPLARRKDSNPFVTERFEFFVGGREIANGFSELNDAEDQAERFREQVAEKEAGDIEAMYYDADYVRALEYGMPPTAGEGIGIDRLVMLFTDSASIRDVLLFPAMRPEVD
- the prfB gene encoding peptide chain release factor 2 (programmed frameshift) — encoded protein: MLETNPIHNLIKDLSERTDVLRGYLDYAERKDRLEEVSRELEDPAVWNDPDYAQKLGKERASLEQIVQTIDELDQGLADSRDLLELAEMEADEDTVAEVEKELNGLNASLEKLEFRRMFSGEMDENNAYLDIQAGSGGTEAQDWANMLLRMYLRWAEHHGFKAEITEVSAGEVAGIKSATVHVQGDYAFGWLRTETGVHRLVRKSPFDSGGRRHTSFASVFLSPEVDDSFEVEINPADLRTDTYRSSGAGGQHVNTTDSAVRITHEPTGIVVACQSQRSQHANRDFAMKQLKARLWEHEMQKRNAAKQEAEDSKADIGWGSQIRSYVLDDQRIKDLRTGVQTSNCDKVLDGDLDQFIVASLKQGL
- a CDS encoding OmpP1/FadL family transporter, whose protein sequence is MHNKFNKLTWAVAVAAAAFASQANAGGYQINEQSVSGQGYGHAGRSSNVNDATIVFGNPAGMSFLDRAQLTAGGTYLNVNSRIRNAEATRTLGAGPAVDVEGTSEGDMVPGTLIPFAFYAHPVNEQLAFGFGVYAPFGSKTEYEDGFVGRNLGNYTELRVMSAQPTVSYRFNDQWSVGAGITYNRVDGELHRRVPAPGTAPGATEELDARIEGDDDGWGYNLGVIYQPVPETTLGLTYRSKVSYTLTGDFRATATGDIFDGVGVVPEGTVIPRDAQLDLTTPETINFSVTQQMSDRLKLMAGASWTRWSRFDEIRVIDPNDPGGDPITFEQQDYSNAWAYALGGEYQLNPQLALRAGITLDFTPTSDEFRSARIPSDDRRIFSVGAGWTPVDNLTVDLAYSYLTERSTHVDQERQDAGGAITSTYTADYKNEAHGFGAQLTYRF
- a CDS encoding MerR family transcriptional regulator; translated protein: MKVSELARRAGVTAETVRHYTREGLLSPLRDPDNGYQLFDQADLERLRFIQRARTLGFSVAEIADILSHADQGDSPCPMVRDLLASRLPQIRARIAELQALAARMEQALDAWAEMPDGTPDGHSLCRLIESFPEAAPEACLHADEERT